aatgtaaatattttaaatttattttataataaaattaatattatatccaATCACgtgaatttataaaatattatattaatttataaatttaattttataatatttagataAAAGCATCTGTCTCTGACAAGATGTAATAAGCACTTGATTGTGGATCCCAACACCTACAAGGATGTGTGTACACGGCGGTTGATAGGGGAGCAGTACTACTCTGCCGTCTGAGTAGTACCGCTCAAAGTGATCGATAGTcactcttttcacattttttaatagatttaaatatttataaaaataaaagtactccaatatatttaaaataactttCTTAACCactaagtgaaaaaaaaaaatgaccagCAATCACTTGGGGGTGGCATATAAGGTTTTCTCTCAAGATCTGATTGACATTTGAGTCCTTtcgctttttaattttttcctccACAAATTATCATATGTCAATTATATAACACAAAATCGGTGGAGACGATTTCACTTGCATATAATATACCAAGATATATGGAAAATGCTTAGCgtgcataaaaaagaaaaagaaagcaaatcaTATTGTTGGTGTAAATTGATTGTTGTATCATAGGGAGTGGTCGATATTTGATATGTGACTATCCATGTTTAATTAGCGAATGAATAATTTTGCTTGCAACCGCGTGGGGAAACCCCAACATAACCGGCGCCAcatgaaaaatgagaaatgagaaaatgagagtgaaacgTAGCGTTTCATATAAAAGAAGCCCCAAATcacttattcttcttcttcttcttcttagtttttttttcccaacagCTACGTTTCCGTACCGATTCGCGCACAATAGTTCAAACTTGAGTAAAATGCTGAAGTGTTTAGGGCTGCTTGAGTACAATTGTTGTGGGCGGTGATTCATGCCACTTCCTTCCTTGTTCTAATTTTTGAGCTTTTTAAACCATTGAAATAAATTGTATCTTTCGAATATATGTTAGAATGAGCTCTGAAATTTGTTAAACCTGCAAACTGTAGACGCAAAGTGCCCCTTTTAAAATGCGGCTAGAAGTAGAGTGGTTTCTAGGAGTACAAGAATGGTGGAAAGGTTATGGTTTTCATGGTCTATCCATTGAAATATTATATAGAAGTCAAAATCTTTAATGAAAGATTTGGGAACATGGAATAAGAAGCATTTTGTTGTAATGTCGAGTttctaattatttattgttatctCGTAAATTATGTATGCTTTTTGTACAAAAAAGGTTTGATGCAGTTGAGAAATAAACTGATAGTGATGAAAGGACTTGAAAGCTTAATGATCTTGTCCGAGTGCTTTGGGATGGTGAGGAAAGTTGGGGCAAATGGTTATGGGAACTAGGTTATTGCTTCTAGCCTGAAAGGGATTTGGGAGAATGGAAGACGAAGGGGAAAGAGGATTTGGGAAGAAGGGAATTCAGTTGAGTGAACTTTGAATGCAACGACCCCATTTGAATGAATCCACGTTAGCCATAGTGCTCCCGTGATTCTCCTAGCCGGTTGCTTATAGAAGAACTGTTAGTTAATTTGATAGGAAAGATATggaaaaagagttttgttactcGTCATTCTGACACGCCAtacaccatattttttttttaaattttattcttcttaaactaattgagtttttctactcattatccatacactaaatttttggtaagagaaaaaaaaattatatatgatatgtgGTGCaaggatgatgaataaaattttttaaaaaatacttagatGGCATCGGTAAAGATAAGCTTAGCCGTTGTGGGCGTACCATCGACTGATTAAAAAGCTTAGTGTCATGTTAATGATGCCAGAGGAATAACGATAAAGGTGCCGCTATCAAGTGAGACGCATGTGCAATTGTGCATATTGCTCAAGCACTTGGTGGGGAGGTGGCGAAGAGCAAATATGGAAACGACTTTGGTGGAGCACAATGGTGACCGGCTATTGGTGAGGAAGCGTCAATCTAAAAACAATGTGGAGAATGGTGTGGAAGAAAAATAACCTATTGAATGAAATTTCTTTAAAGAGAGATGTTAAACATTGATATAGTTATCGATGCCAAGACCAACCTTCTATTCTATTATGGTATCTATAGACAAGAACATGAGGTCCCGGCGAGTAAAAactcttaaaattttaatttagattCTAAATAAAGTAAAGTGTGAAAGAAAGTAAATTAGAGATAGACTTTTGACTTTACTATAAATACTATCTATAAATACTATTTATAGCTGGGAGAAGTTATATTCTCTTACTCAAGTGAAATCTCTTTGTAATATGTATTTAGAGATGTGTTTATAAGGAAAGATGTGTCTCATATGATGCAATTCTTCTCGAGAATACGATTATGTAGTTGATAGTATTATTCGGATGAGAGTGTCTCATAAGGACCTATCTTACCAACATAAATCTAAATTTGAGATATACTTTGTCGGCCGAGATGCCTTACTGATTACCATGGCCCTTTAAGAGTCTTATTCTGTAGTCTCTAACGGTACATTTTATTTAGCTTTAGCCATTTCTCGTGATGGATCACAAAAACTTCTAATGATCGTATCATTGGTtgttagttatattttttttcctattgcaTATATTTAATCTCACTAttttgttcaaaaaaaaaaaaaaaatctcactaTTTGTCTCtcattattcttttaaagattGTGATGGGAATATATGCCCAACACCTACCATAGCCATAGAATCTTGGTCGGGTAAGCCTCTAAGCCAAGGCTCTCAAGGATCAAAGGCGTGGCTTCATTTCGTATTGGGTCCATCGAACCCATTTAGCAAGAAATGACAGATGCCAAATAGTAAAgacttcaaaaataaaagaacaagaaTTATAATCATAGAGAAGAAAAGGAGCATGGAGGAAAAAGAGCTCATTGCTCTCCCTGTGGAACCAACAAATCAGAAAACAAAAAGCATAACGTTAAGAGTGAATTTCCCGTGGGTCCTACCAATTTACAAAGGAATAATTgggaataatatataaatataaattttttaataaatttttatataattatattttaaaatgagaatattgatttaaaataatgtttttttataaattattttgtaaaaacgatcctaatttataacataattatatgtaaaagattgtaaaaaaaaataatgtctgTGATTTTATTTACAAAGACCAACTAATGAACTCCTAAGATGTACGTCGCCGCAACGAATCTAGTAAGCAATAAGCATGTTTAGTACGACGTCGTGTAGGTAACATTAATTGGGGACCGTTGCTTGAATAGTCAAGGGTACGGGCGTAAATTCAACCAATGGGAGACGACCCGTACGAGACAAGCAGACAGCAGAGACTAATAAAGGACGAGTGGGGTAGGATCCACAAATGACGCCGTATAACCCCCTAACTTTACCTCTGATATCTGGCGACTAAAATTGAGGACAGCCTAGCATTTTCCACGTATCATTATCGTGGGTCCCGTGTTTCCCAAACTGTAGACGCACATGCACATGATTCCACCCAGTTTATTTCCTTAATTGCAGCAAAAACCTCGACTCTcgaaatataagaaaaataaaaattctatttattatctctttcttaatattttattaggtgaCATCTGATTATTGGACTCACAActtaaacataataaataattattataaattaagcatttatgaattttattgatgatattaaatatctaataaatatgttattttttgataataattttagataaatgtGATCGGAGCTCTGCTTGGCCGATTAATGTTGTGTCGGCAAGATGTGGTTTCGATAGGGGATGatggaaataataataataaactaatggAAGTTGGGATATcggaaaatattattcaaatcagGCTTTCCAAGTTAGATGCGTGGAATTTGCTTTTACATGGTTATAGGATACGTAAAAATGTTAATGAAGAGCTGGCTTTTCTTTATAGCTGTCGCTTTCCATGTACCGCACCCAccgtttgtttgttttcttgtttcacGTATTCGATTGGCATTATATACATAAAGGTTCccctgtttcttcttcttctctctcagtTTCTCTTCTTACTTCTTGCTGATCTCCTTCTTCTTTACTGCACGCTGCTCTTCTCTCATTGGGGTTCTTGATTTTCTGTTACTTGGTGCCGTGTGTTCCAATGGTTGGTGTTGAGGGAAGGAGAAGAGACCCAATGAAGAGGCTAGTAAGTACGTTGGCATTGTGGGATATGTTGTTCGATTCATTTACTTTCATTGGTTGTGTGAAATCCCGAAGTGGGGCTGATTTTATTAAgtgttttaatcattttatttgtttctgtGATTGTTCGGTTGAATCTGATATGGCTATTGCCAGTGTTTGATAATAAGAGTGATCTTTTTAAGTGCTATTGAATTcactatttttttgtttttttgtggtATTTCTATGACCATGCGTTTCAAGTGAATCTTTTACCGGTAGTTTTGATTCACTATGAATTCCATTCTTCAATCTTATACTCTAATCACTATCCTTTCTGGTCTTAGATCTTTGTGATGTCAGATGAAGATATTTGTGTCTCGAAGCCGGTGTCCTTTAAGACCTTTTTTTCCAAAACATCCACAGTTCTTCCACCAGTATCATTTTGTGACGAATTTCTTGAAACGTTTTAACCTATACAGATTTGGTCCAAAACCAATTCCGATTTGCCTAAATTGTGAAATACGGACTAGTTCTATTCATAAGATCAGGTTCTAAGGTGTTGCATGTTATTCCACCATAATGTCATATATATTTCCCTTCTAGGAGTCTCTTTCACCATGTTGTAACTTTCAGAATGTTGACTCCATATGCATATACTGCATATTATCGTCCCAGCCTCCAAGGTTACTATCGTGGTGGTCCTTTGAGTCCACCCCAATGACGTGGTGCTCATGCCCAAGTACATTTCTCTAATGATATAGCCGCAaggctcatatatatatatatataggaacatTTCTTTGGGTTGAGTGCTTGTTTTGCAAAACTGGTCGctaaccttttcttttttcttcacgtCTTTTCAGGCCAGGTGACTCTGCTTTTGCTTTTGGCATTAAGCGTTGCTATCGAACATGATGGTGAGGGAAATAATGGACAATGCAGTTACAAGAGATTTTTGGATCCCAGACCGCACAGTGTGTCCATCTTGGAATTTGGAGCAGTCGGAGACGGGGAAACATTGAACACAGTTGCCTTCCAAAATGCCATTTTCTATCTCAAGTCCTTTGCTGACAAGGGTGGCGCGCAGCTTTATGTTCCTGCAGGGAGGTGGCTGACTGGAAGTTTTAACCTTACTAGCCATCTCACTCTCTTCCTTGAAAGAGGTGCTACCGTTCTTGGATCCCAGGTTCTCATTTCACTTCTGCATACATTTTTCAGTGAATGCCCTCTTAAGAAAAGCGAAAACAAGAGTATTGAAGCACCTTTCTTGGCAGTGTTGTGAGAGTCTTTGGACCCTATGATACGTCCAGTATGTACTTGGTTGTGAATTGTCGGTGCAATGACCACAACTCTTACTTTTTATAGCTTTTGCAGGATTACATTCACTGGGATATTGTAGATCCTCTCCCATCTTATGGTCGAGGTATCGAGTTTCCAGGTGGCAGATATCGTAGCTTGATTAATGGGCAAAATTTAAATGATGTGGTGATAACAGGCAAGGATTTCTCATTATCAGTTTGTCTGTTAACTAGGCACCTTACTTCTGTCTTCCTCATATAAAAGATAATTTGCTTGCCTTTTGATAATTCAACAGGTGATAACGGAACAATAGATGGCCAGGGTTCTGTCTGGTGGAATCAGTTTAGTTTTCATTCCCTAAATCATAGCCGACCACATCTGGTGGAATTTATTGACTCTGATGATgtaattatttcaaatttaaccttCTTAAATTCTCCTGCTTGGAACATCCATCCAGTGTATTGCAGGTACTTCTTACTCGGCCAAACTACTGTCTTATTTGACTCATATCTCATTTCTTGTATTCTTGACCCATTTCTACAAGATTTCTAGTAGAGCAGAATTTCCTCAACTGATGTGTGTCTTTATGTGGATAAAATGCAGCAATGTGTTAGTTGAAAACATAACTGCTCATGCTCCACCAGAATCTCCTTACACCTGTGGTATAGTCCCAGGTTTGTCAAAAAACATCTTTGGTTACAGACCAACTATCTATATTGCTTGTTTTACTGTCTTGATTGTAGATTTCCCCATCATGAAATGGATAGCTTCCTACTtgacatattttcttttctcccaaCTAACGTTGTTTCGAGGGAAAGGTCTTTCGCTGGAAAATATGTAATGTATATATTGCAATTCGCAGATTCTTCCGAGTATGTTTGCATACAGAACTGCAACATTAGCATGGGTTATGATGCAATTGTGCTTAAGAGTGGTTGGGATGAATATGGAATCTCATATGGCCAACCAACCACAAATGTCCACATCAGAGGTGTTCACCTTCAGTCTTCTTCGGGCTCTGGCCTTGCTTTTGGCAGTGAGATGTCTGGAGGCATCTCCAACATACTTGTGGAACAGCTGCATCTACGAGACTCTTTCATTGGAGTCGAACTAAAGACAAAAGAAGGCAGAGGTGGTTATATGAAAAACATCCTTTTCTCAGGTGTAGAGTTGGAGGATGTTCACTTGGCAATCAGTGTAACAGGTCAATCTGGCTCTCATCCAGATGAAAAATATGATTCTAGTGCTCTTCCAGTTGTTGGAGGCATCACCTTTAGGAATATGGTTGGTGCAAATATCACAATTGCTGGAAAATTTTCTGGAATCCAAGAGTCACCTTTCACATCAATCTGTCTCTCTAATCTTACATTCTCcatcaattcaagattttctccCTCATGGTATTGTTCCAATGTGATGGGTATCTCTGAGTTTGTGTCTCCTGAACCATGTACAGATCTACAGGACTCATTTTCGAATTCTTCCTCAGCTTGCTTTCTTCTCTTATATCCACATTCCTATTCTTCGGTTTTGTGATATAGTCACCTATAACTACAATTGTTTGTTCTG
This genomic window from Carya illinoinensis cultivar Pawnee chromosome 7, C.illinoinensisPawnee_v1, whole genome shotgun sequence contains:
- the LOC122315112 gene encoding probable polygalacturonase codes for the protein MVGVEGRRRDPMKRLVSQVTLLLLLALSVAIEHDGEGNNGQCSYKRFLDPRPHSVSILEFGAVGDGETLNTVAFQNAIFYLKSFADKGGAQLYVPAGRWLTGSFNLTSHLTLFLERGATVLGSQDYIHWDIVDPLPSYGRGIEFPGGRYRSLINGQNLNDVVITGDNGTIDGQGSVWWNQFSFHSLNHSRPHLVEFIDSDDVIISNLTFLNSPAWNIHPVYCSNVLVENITAHAPPESPYTCGIVPDSSEYVCIQNCNISMGYDAIVLKSGWDEYGISYGQPTTNVHIRGVHLQSSSGSGLAFGSEMSGGISNILVEQLHLRDSFIGVELKTKEGRGGYMKNILFSGVELEDVHLAISVTGQSGSHPDEKYDSSALPVVGGITFRNMVGANITIAGKFSGIQESPFTSICLSNLTFSINSRFSPSWYCSNVMGISEFVSPEPCTDLQDSFSNSSSACFLLLYPHSYSSVL